A window of the Electrophorus electricus isolate fEleEle1 chromosome 11, fEleEle1.pri, whole genome shotgun sequence genome harbors these coding sequences:
- the commd8 gene encoding COMM domain-containing protein 8 isoform X1: MIKLLEKIAPAHCPKLLHRVVDGVCGRSYPRRMEYGESWSLNEWEDLMSSLSQLFRVAVGRKCTDQEVQELLGDLDAACTQAVLQCVHARWEEVRQALVNRTSAISSTQLQDFNWQLKLALSSDKLSSLNTPLLNLSLDVRENGVQRAVNIEMNKEELQTLINTLDAANKVVLQLK; encoded by the exons ATGATCAAATTGCTCGAAAAAATAGCTCCGGCGCACTGCCCTAAA CTCCTACACCGTGTTGTGGATGGAGTGTGTGGACGGAGCTACCCAAGGCGAATGGAGTATGGTGAATCATGGAGTTTGAACGAGTGGGAGGATTTAATGAGCTCTCTTTCTCAGCTTTTTCGGGTAGCTGTTGGGAGGAAATGCACAGATCAGGAG gtGCAGGAACTGCTGGGTGATTTGGATGCTGCATGTACACAAgctgttttacagtgtgtgcatgctagATGGGAGGAGGTCAGACAAGCTTTGGTGAACAGAACCAGTGCAATATCCAGCACACAACTACAGGATTTCAACTGGCAATTAAAA cTTGCATTATCCAGTGATAAACTGTCATCTTTAAACACTCCTCTATTGAACCTTAGTCTAGACGTGAGGGAGAATGGAGTCCAGAGAGCTGTAAACATAGAAATGAACAAAGAGGAGCTACAGACACTCATCAACACATTAGATGCAGCTAATAAG GTAGTCCTGCAGTTGAAATAA
- the commd8 gene encoding COMM domain-containing protein 8 isoform X2: MLLHRVVDGVCGRSYPRRMEYGESWSLNEWEDLMSSLSQLFRVAVGRKCTDQEVQELLGDLDAACTQAVLQCVHARWEEVRQALVNRTSAISSTQLQDFNWQLKLALSSDKLSSLNTPLLNLSLDVRENGVQRAVNIEMNKEELQTLINTLDAANKVVLQLK, translated from the exons CTCCTACACCGTGTTGTGGATGGAGTGTGTGGACGGAGCTACCCAAGGCGAATGGAGTATGGTGAATCATGGAGTTTGAACGAGTGGGAGGATTTAATGAGCTCTCTTTCTCAGCTTTTTCGGGTAGCTGTTGGGAGGAAATGCACAGATCAGGAG gtGCAGGAACTGCTGGGTGATTTGGATGCTGCATGTACACAAgctgttttacagtgtgtgcatgctagATGGGAGGAGGTCAGACAAGCTTTGGTGAACAGAACCAGTGCAATATCCAGCACACAACTACAGGATTTCAACTGGCAATTAAAA cTTGCATTATCCAGTGATAAACTGTCATCTTTAAACACTCCTCTATTGAACCTTAGTCTAGACGTGAGGGAGAATGGAGTCCAGAGAGCTGTAAACATAGAAATGAACAAAGAGGAGCTACAGACACTCATCAACACATTAGATGCAGCTAATAAG GTAGTCCTGCAGTTGAAATAA